Proteins from a genomic interval of Anabrus simplex isolate iqAnaSimp1 chromosome 13, ASM4041472v1, whole genome shotgun sequence:
- the LOC136884764 gene encoding cuticle protein 21-like produces FFQVIVFAALVAVARAGILGAPAVYAPGAPLAAHGYAAPAYAAPGIAHAPVAYAAPAIAHAAPVAVDTYDPHPQYSYGYSVQDALTGDSKNQQETRDGDVVQGSYSLAESDGTIRTVEYTADPINGFNAVVHKTPGQAPVAVAHAAPAIAAAPIARYAAPAIAATPIARYAAPAIAGVAAAPALAYGNGLGYGAGLGYAAGLGYGAGLGYGLGGHLAAKGLIG; encoded by the coding sequence TTCTTCCAGGTCATTGTCTTCGCCGCCCTCGTGGCCGTCGCTAGGGCTGGTATTCTCGGCGCTCCCGCCGTCTACGCTCCTGGTGCTCCTTTGGCCGCCCACGGCTATGCTGCTCCAGCATACGCCGCCCCAGGCATCGCTCACGCACCTGTCGCCTATGCCGCCCCCGCTATCGCCCACGCAGCTCCTGTTGCCGTCGACACTTACGACCCCCACCCTCAGTACAGCTACGGATACAGCGTACAGGACGCTCTCACCGGAGACTCCAAGAACCAGCAGGAGACTCGTGATGGAGATGTTGTCCAGGGTAGCTACAGCCTGGCTGAATCCGACGGCACCATCCGTACTGTAGAGTACACCGCTGATCCCATCAACGGATTCAACGCCGTCGTACACAAGACCCCCGGCCAGGCTCCCGTAGCTGTCGCTCATGCTGCCCCTGCCATCGCTGCTGCCCCCATCGCTCGTTACGCTGCCCCTGCCATCGCTGCTACCCCCATCGCTAGGTATGCAGCTCCCGCCATCGCTGGAGTCGCTGCCGCTCCTGCCCTCGCTTACGGAAATGGTCTCGGTTATGGAGCCGGTCTGGGTTACGCAGCTGGTCTGGGCTACGGAGCCGGTCTGGGTTACGGACTTGGAGGTCACCTCGCCGCTAAGGGACTCATCGGTTAA
- the LOC136884763 gene encoding cuticle protein 21-like has translation MAFKVIVFAALVAVARAGILGAPAVYAPGAPLAARAYAAPAYAAPAIAHAPVAYAAPAIAHAAPVAVDTYDPHPQYSYGYSVQDALTGDSKNQQETRDGDVVQGSYSLAESDGTIRTVEYTADPVNGFNAVVHKTPAQAPVAVAHAAPVAVAHAAPVAIAHAAPAIAAAAPALAYGAGLGYGAGLGYGLGGHLAAKGLIG, from the exons ATGGCATTCAAG GTCATTGTCTTCGCCGCCCTCGTGGCCGTCGCTAGGGCTGGTATCCTCGGCGCTCCCGCCGTCTATGCTCCTGGTGCTCCTCTGGCCGCCCGCGCCTACGCTGCTCCCGCATACGCCGCCCCAGCCATCGCTCACGCACCTGTTGCCTATGCCGCCCCCGCTATCGCCCACGCAGCTCCCGTTGCCGTCGACACTTACGATCCTCACCCTCAGTACAGCTACGGATACAGCGTACAGGACGCTCTCACCGGAGACTCCAAGAACCAGCAGGAGACTCGTGATGGAGATGTTGTCCAGGGTAGCTACAGCCTGGCTGAATCCGACGGCACCATCCGTACTGTAGAGTACACCGCTGATCCCGTCAACGGATTCAACGCCGTCGTACACAAGACCCCCGCCCAGGCTCCCGTAGCTGTCGCTCATGCCGCCCCCGTTGCTGTAGCTCATGCCGCCCCCGTTGCCATCGCTCACGCTGCCCCTGCCATCGCTGCTGCCGCCCCTGCCCTCGCCTACGGAGCCGGTCTGGGTTATGGAGCTGGTTTGGGTTACGGACTTGGAGGTCACCTGGCCGCCAAGGGACTCATCGGTTAA